In Ailuropoda melanoleuca isolate Jingjing chromosome 4, ASM200744v2, whole genome shotgun sequence, the following proteins share a genomic window:
- the PRDX2 gene encoding peroxiredoxin-2 encodes MASGKAHIGEPAPPFQATAVVDGAFKEVKLCDYKGKYLVLFFYPLDFTFVCPTEIIAFSERAEDFRKLGCEVLGVSVDSQFTHLAWINTPRKEGGLGPLNIPLLADVTRNLSEDYGVLKKDEGIAYRGLFIIDGKGVLRQITVNDLPVGRSVDEVLRLVQAFQYTDEHGEVCPAGWKPGSDTIKPNVDDSKEYFSKHN; translated from the exons ATGGCCTCTGGCAAGGCGCACATCGGAGAGCCCGCCCCGCCCTTCCAGGCCACCGCCGTGGTGGACGGCGCTTTCAAAGAGGTGAAGCTTTGCGACTACAAAG GGAAATACTTGGTCCTCTTTTTCTACCCGCTGGACTTCACCTTTGTCTGCCCCACGGAGATCATCGCTTTCAGCGAGCGAGCCGAGGACTTCCGCAAGCTGGGCTGTGAAGTGCTGGGGGTCTCTGTGGACTCTCAGTTCACCCACCTGGCTTG GATCAACActcccaggaaggaaggaggcttaGGCCCCCTGAATATCCCCCTGCTGGCCGATGTAACCAGAAATTTGTCCGAAGATTATGGTGTGCTGAAGAAAGATGAGGGGATTGCCTACAG GGGCCTCTTTATCATCGATGGCAAGGGTGTCCTTCGCCAGATCACTGTCAATGATTTGCCTGTGGGGCGCTCTGTGGACGAAGTTCTGCGGCTGGTTCAGGCCTTCCAGTACACGGATGAGCATGGGGAAG TCTGTCCCGCTGGCTGGAAGCCAGGCAGTGACACAATCAAGCCTAACGTGGACGACAGCAAGGAGTACTTCTCCAAACACAACTAG
- the LOC117801856 gene encoding thrombospondin type-1 domain-containing protein 8-like yields MAGRPADLLLPPLILLLLGTPAQVSCDYHYFGEKSGGDTWEELRLQHQEKDVEDSILGPWGKWRCFCDLGKQERSREVLGTAPGPVFMDRENLVQVRPCRQLDCSSCKPSDCDWRP; encoded by the exons ATGGCCGGGCGCCCAGCGGACTTACTCCTGCCGCCTCTGATTCTCCTGCTGCTGGGGACCCCTGCCCAAGTCTCCTGCGACTACCATTATTTTGGCGAGAAGAGCGGGGGCGACACCTGGGAGGAGCTGCGGCTGCAGCATCAGGAGAAAG ACGTGGAGGACTCGATCCTTGGCCCGTGGGGAAAGTGGCGCTGTTTCTGCGACCTGGGCAAACAGGAGCGCAGCCGCGAGGTCCTGGGCACAGCACCGGGCCCGGTATTCATGGACCGCGAGAATCTGGTGCAGGTGCGTCCCTGCAGGCAACTGGATTGTTCATCCTGCAAACCATCCGATTGCGACTGGAGGCCCTGA
- the RNASEH2A gene encoding ribonuclease H2 subunit A, which yields MDLSELDRDSTGRCRLNSPVPAVCRKEPCVLGVDEAGRGPVLGPMVYAICYCPLSRLADLEALKVADSKTLSESERDRLFVKMEEDGDFVGWALDVLSPNLISTSMLGRVKYNLNSLSHDTATGLVQYALDQGVKVAQVFVDTVGPPETYQERLQERFPGIEVTVKAKADALYPVVSAASICAKVARDQAVKNWHFVETLQDLDADYGSGYPNDPKTKVWLRKHVEPVFGFPQFVRFSWRTAQSILEKEAEGVLWEDSATGHQEGPGRIMSYFSKGPQTHPHLPHRYFQERGLESATTL from the exons ATGGATCTCAGCGAGCTGGACAGAGACAGTACGGGACGCTGTCGCCTGAACTCGCCTGTGCCCGCGGTTTGCCGCAAGGAGCCCTGCGTCCTGGGCGTCGATGAAGCGGGCCGGGGCCCGGTGCTGG GCCCCATGGTCTACGCCATCTGTTATTGCCCCCTGTCCCGTCTGGCAGATCTGGAGGCCCTGAAAGTGGCAG ACTCAAAGACCCTATCGGAGAGCGAGCGGGACAGGCTCTTTGTGAAAATGGAGGAGGACGGGGACTTTGTGGGCTGGGCATTGGACGTGCTGTCTCCAAACCTCATCTCTACGAGCATGCTTGGGCG GGTCAAGTACAACCTGAATTCCCTATCCCATGATACAGCCACTGGGCTGGTGCAGTATGCCTTGGATCAGGGTGTGAAAGTTGCCCAG GTATTTGTGGACACTGTGGGGCCGCCAGAGACCTACCAGGAGCGGCTGCAGGAGCGCTTTCCCGGCATCGAGGTGACAGTCAAGGCCAAGGCGGATGCCCTCTACCCTGTGGTCAGTGCTGCCAGTATCTGTGCCAAG GTGGCCCGTGACCAGGCTGTAAAGAACTGGCACTTTGTGGAAACACTGCAGGACCTGGATGCCGATTATGGATCCGGTTACCCCAATG ATCCCAAGACAAAAGTGTGGCTGAGGAAGCACGTGGAGCCTGTGTTTGGCTTCCCCCAGTTTGTGCGGTTCAGCTGGCGCACTGCCCAGAGCAtcctggagaaggaggcagaaggcGTTCTGTG GGAGGACTCAGCGACAGGACATCAGGAGGGCCCTGGGAGGATCATGTCCTACTTCAGCAAAGGCCCCcaaacccacccccacctcccgcACCGGTACTTCCAGGAGCGAGGCCTAGAGTCCGCCACCACTCTCTAG
- the RTBDN gene encoding retbindin — translation MACRGHTQPKGLAWALGLTLAWILLGACGGSHPLPSMSQRHQRLATDLGTGQLHLTEMDTPEASDPAMVPERCGDPSPGCESFLGHLQVALHSRFRLLLLGIRQAQPLCSELCDVWFATCESDITCGPTWLPLLEKRGCEPGCTTYEQTFADGADLCRSVLGYALPVAAPGAGHCLNISISVLPGSRQERKAREITFPRSRRSRTWIPDAAGSGSGSGSGSGP, via the exons ATGGCCTGCAGGGGCCACACTCAACCCAAGGGCCTGGCCTGGGCCCTAGGACTGACCCTGGCATGGatcctgctgggagcctgtggAGGAAGCCACCCACTCCCATCTATGTCCCAGAGACACCAGAGGCTGGCGACTGATCTTGGCACAGGCCAGCTGCACCTCACAG AGATGGACACGCCAGAGGCATCGGACCCTGCGATGGTCCCAGAACGCTGTGGGGACCCGAGCCCCGG GTGCGAATCCTTTCTGGGACACCTCCAAGTTGCCCTCCACAGTCGCTTCCGCCTGCTGTTACTGGGGATACGCCAGGCGCAGCCGCTCTGTTCCGAGCTCTGCGATGTCTG GTTTGCCACATGCGAAAGCGATATTACCTGCGGCCCGACTTGGCTCCCACTCCTAGAAAAGAGGGGCTGTGAGCCTGGCTGCACTACCTATGAGCAG aCCTTCGCTGACGGGGCGGACCTTTGCCGCTCTGTTCTGGGCTACGCGCTGCCGGTGGCAGCTCCTGGCGCCGGTCACTGCCTCAACATTTCCATCTCGGTACTGCCGGGTTCCAGACAAGAGCGGAAAGCCCGGGAAATCACCTTCCCGCGTTCCCGCCGCTCACGCACCTGGATCCCGGATGCTGCCGGCAGCGGGAGTGGCAGTGGAAGCGGCAGCGGCCCCTAG